One genomic segment of Thermus oshimai DSM 12092 includes these proteins:
- a CDS encoding cupin domain-containing protein: MQALWFFNTLVHLWVSEVEGQDGLSVLEHRAPFGDAPPLHVHHTEDEVFVVLEGELRLQVGEASHRARPFDVLLAPKGVPHTYRVESPEGARWLTFTAHRDFERFVRAMGRPAEREELPPPGGLPTPEDLERVGKMAQLYGIEFVGPPLA, translated from the coding sequence ATGCAAGCCCTTTGGTTCTTCAACACCCTGGTTCACCTGTGGGTCTCGGAGGTGGAGGGCCAGGACGGCCTCTCCGTCCTGGAGCACCGGGCCCCTTTCGGGGACGCCCCACCCCTCCACGTCCACCACACCGAGGACGAGGTCTTCGTGGTTTTAGAAGGGGAACTCCGTTTGCAGGTCGGCGAGGCCAGCCACCGCGCCCGTCCCTTCGACGTCCTGCTGGCCCCCAAGGGGGTGCCCCACACCTACCGGGTGGAGTCCCCTGAGGGGGCCCGCTGGCTCACCTTCACCGCCCATCGGGACTTCGAGCGCTTCGTGCGGGCCATGGGCCGCCCGGCGGAGCGGGAGGAGTTGCCTCCCCCTGGGGGTCTGCCCACGCCCGAGGACCTGGAGCGCGTGGGGAAGATGGCTCAGCTCTACGGCATCGAGTTCGTGGGGCCGCCTTTGGCCTAG
- a CDS encoding ATP-binding protein: MEGRPPLRLERRAAGVLAYLALEGPAPRSRMAGLLWPDSPERTARNNLAQTLRRLRRAAWGYEAAGGDEVLRLAEGLEADAAQLVLLSFQGRYAEALALQGELLQGYDYDDCPDFAEWLLAEREHLADLWREALVQEAERLERGGDLRAALALVSSLVRADPVSEEGCRRLMRLCYLLGDRGAALSAYHRLQATLRREMGLEPLPETQALAREIAQGMVLPAQGPPLRREIPLALLRPPVLSGREGEWALLEGAWEGGKAIFVSGEPGIGKSRLMLDFAASRGPWFLMEARPGDAAVPFATLARGLAQALGDHPVLPLPDWVRLELSRLLPALAEEPPPPVRSAEGGEDRLRLLAALGEVMRLLGEAGVKTLVLDDLQYMDPASFEAAIHLIHRSLSPQPGLSLRFIGSFRTGELAPGALATVQQLAEAGLILQVELNPLSPPAVGRLLETLGLPGLDPAGLAPLLSRHTGGNPLFLLETLRALWQSGGLQRPPERFPIPHRVKELIAHRIGTLSPAALRLAQVAVVAGEGFGLELAARVLAAEPLDLAEPWAELEAAQILREGRFAHDLMREALREGIPAPLQTHLHRQVALALEETQAHPAQIARHWLWAKEAERAARWWLLAGQHYQERSLYAEALAMLEEALAHGQEETTRAEAQLQMADVYREERRYREAEALLLTLLAGPLPLRMRALALRALTYLCIGDHPRAAGYALEAYRLAQKLGDEELTHLTRTAYAAALWGLGRIAEAVGLLEPELPRAHPDPRHRIRVFAYLGALYAHQGRFAEAYPLLEEAHCLALGQDPYWRVLVAAFLVGADVERGQPLTHLSLAQAARALGSFDVSEYLELVLARAYLEAGEFDQALGCLQNSPAEVLGPAYACLGRAYRSQAHLGLGQEAAAREALKEALALAEGLEGAPRALAQVAVAASRLGEAVQALLARISPEALGPADRRSLLEAGLAPNLPDPA, from the coding sequence GTGGAGGGACGGCCTCCCCTGCGCCTGGAGCGGAGGGCTGCTGGGGTTTTGGCCTACCTGGCCCTGGAAGGCCCCGCCCCCCGTTCCCGCATGGCCGGGCTCCTCTGGCCCGATAGCCCCGAGCGCACCGCCCGCAACAACCTGGCCCAGACCCTGCGCCGGTTGCGGCGGGCGGCCTGGGGGTATGAGGCGGCGGGGGGGGACGAGGTGCTGCGGCTTGCGGAGGGCCTCGAGGCCGACGCCGCCCAATTGGTGCTCCTTTCCTTTCAGGGCCGCTACGCCGAGGCGCTGGCCTTGCAGGGCGAACTGCTCCAGGGCTACGACTACGACGACTGCCCCGATTTCGCCGAGTGGCTTCTGGCCGAGCGGGAACACCTGGCGGACCTGTGGCGCGAGGCGTTGGTCCAGGAGGCCGAGCGGTTGGAGCGTGGGGGAGACCTCAGGGCGGCGCTGGCCCTGGTCTCGTCCCTGGTCCGGGCCGACCCGGTTTCGGAGGAGGGCTGCCGGCGGCTGATGCGGCTTTGCTACCTCCTGGGCGACCGGGGGGCGGCCCTTTCCGCCTACCACCGCCTGCAGGCCACCTTGCGGCGCGAGATGGGCCTCGAGCCCCTGCCCGAAACCCAGGCCCTGGCCCGCGAGATCGCCCAGGGGATGGTCCTGCCCGCCCAAGGTCCCCCCCTCCGGCGGGAAATCCCCCTCGCCTTGCTGCGCCCGCCGGTGCTCTCGGGCCGGGAGGGGGAGTGGGCCCTGCTGGAGGGGGCCTGGGAGGGCGGGAAGGCCATTTTCGTTTCTGGGGAGCCGGGGATAGGCAAGAGCCGGCTCATGCTGGATTTCGCGGCTTCCCGAGGCCCCTGGTTCCTCATGGAAGCCCGCCCCGGGGACGCGGCCGTGCCCTTCGCCACCCTGGCCCGTGGCCTGGCCCAGGCGCTAGGCGATCATCCGGTGCTCCCCCTTCCGGACTGGGTGCGGCTCGAGCTCTCCCGCCTCTTGCCGGCCCTGGCCGAGGAGCCCCCACCCCCCGTGCGCTCGGCGGAGGGTGGGGAGGACAGGCTGCGCCTTCTGGCGGCCCTTGGGGAGGTGATGCGCCTGCTGGGCGAAGCGGGGGTGAAGACCCTGGTCCTCGACGACCTGCAGTACATGGATCCGGCCAGCTTCGAGGCGGCCATCCATCTGATCCACCGCTCCCTCTCCCCCCAACCAGGCCTTTCTCTTCGCTTTATCGGCAGCTTTCGCACCGGGGAGCTCGCCCCGGGGGCCCTGGCCACGGTCCAACAGCTGGCAGAAGCCGGCCTGATCCTCCAGGTGGAGCTTAACCCCCTCTCCCCCCCGGCGGTGGGCCGGCTTTTGGAGACCTTGGGCCTACCCGGTTTGGACCCCGCCGGCTTGGCCCCCCTCCTCAGCCGCCACACCGGCGGTAATCCCCTCTTTCTCCTGGAAACCCTGCGCGCCCTCTGGCAGTCGGGCGGGCTGCAAAGGCCCCCGGAGCGCTTCCCCATCCCCCACCGGGTCAAGGAGCTCATCGCCCACCGCATAGGAACCCTGTCGCCGGCCGCCTTGCGCCTGGCCCAGGTGGCGGTGGTGGCCGGGGAAGGGTTTGGCCTGGAGCTGGCCGCGCGGGTGCTGGCGGCGGAACCGCTGGACCTGGCCGAGCCCTGGGCGGAGCTCGAGGCCGCCCAGATCCTGCGGGAGGGCCGCTTCGCCCATGACCTGATGCGGGAAGCGCTGCGCGAGGGCATCCCGGCCCCCCTCCAGACCCACCTCCACCGCCAGGTGGCCCTCGCCCTCGAAGAGACCCAAGCCCACCCCGCCCAGATCGCCCGGCACTGGCTTTGGGCCAAAGAGGCGGAGAGGGCGGCCCGGTGGTGGCTTTTGGCCGGCCAGCACTACCAGGAGCGCTCGCTATACGCCGAGGCCCTGGCCATGCTGGAAGAAGCCCTGGCCCACGGCCAGGAGGAGACCACACGGGCCGAGGCCCAGCTCCAGATGGCCGATGTCTACCGTGAGGAGCGGCGCTACCGCGAGGCCGAGGCCCTGCTCCTGACCCTGCTCGCGGGCCCCCTGCCCCTCAGGATGCGGGCCCTGGCCCTGCGGGCCCTGACCTATTTGTGCATAGGCGACCACCCGCGGGCGGCAGGGTACGCCCTCGAGGCCTACCGGCTAGCCCAGAAGCTCGGGGACGAGGAACTCACCCACCTCACCCGCACCGCCTACGCCGCCGCTTTGTGGGGGCTAGGGCGCATCGCCGAGGCTGTGGGGCTGCTGGAGCCCGAGCTCCCCCGCGCCCACCCCGACCCCCGCCACCGAATCCGCGTCTTCGCCTACCTGGGAGCCCTTTACGCCCATCAGGGCCGCTTCGCCGAGGCCTATCCCCTTCTGGAGGAGGCCCACTGCTTGGCCCTAGGGCAGGACCCCTACTGGCGGGTCCTGGTGGCGGCCTTCCTGGTAGGGGCCGACGTGGAGCGGGGCCAGCCCTTGACCCACCTGAGCCTGGCCCAGGCGGCGCGGGCCTTGGGGTCTTTTGACGTGAGCGAGTACCTGGAGCTGGTGCTGGCCCGGGCTTACCTGGAAGCGGGCGAGTTCGACCAGGCCCTGGGGTGCTTGCAAAACTCGCCCGCGGAGGTCCTGGGCCCAGCCTACGCCTGCTTGGGCCGGGCCTACCGCAGCCAGGCCCACCTGGGGCTTGGCCAGGAGGCGGCGGCCCGAGAAGCCCTGAAGGAGGCCCTGGCCCTGGCCGAGGGCCTGGAAGGGGCCCCGCGGGCCCTGGCCCAGGTGGCGGTGGCGGCCTCGCGGCTCGGAGAGGCGGTGCAGGCCCTCTTGGCACGGATTTCCCCCGAAGCCCTGGGCCCCGCCGACCGCAGAAGCCTCCTCGAGGCCGGCTTAGCCCCAAACCTTCCGGACCCGGCCTGA
- a CDS encoding RNA polymerase sigma factor, which translates to MAEDADEVHLLQRVAGGNEEALLALYRRYAPRVHGLARRILRDGHEAKDVVQETFLRIWNKAERFDPTLGRPGTWILTIAHRLALKRLKALSAWALLEEDGGVEGVGTEAHLEKLWVNGALGALEAEERRLLELAYFQGYSHSELALLLGWPLGTVKSRLRRALAKLEAKLR; encoded by the coding sequence ATGGCAGAGGATGCGGACGAGGTGCACCTTCTCCAGCGGGTGGCTGGAGGGAACGAGGAAGCCCTCCTGGCCCTCTACCGCCGCTATGCCCCCCGGGTCCACGGCCTGGCCCGCCGCATCCTAAGGGACGGGCACGAGGCCAAGGACGTGGTCCAGGAGACCTTCCTGCGCATCTGGAACAAGGCGGAGCGCTTTGACCCTACCCTGGGACGGCCCGGCACCTGGATCCTCACCATCGCCCACCGGCTGGCCTTGAAGCGCCTGAAGGCCCTTTCTGCGTGGGCCCTTCTGGAAGAGGACGGGGGGGTGGAAGGCGTGGGAACCGAGGCGCATCTGGAAAAGCTCTGGGTGAACGGGGCCTTAGGGGCTTTGGAAGCGGAGGAACGGCGCCTTTTGGAGCTCGCCTATTTCCAGGGCTACTCCCACAGCGAGCTGGCCCTCCTCCTGGGCTGGCCCCTGGGTACGGTGAAAAGCCGCCTGCGCCGCGCCCTGGCCAAACTGGAGGCGAAGCTCAGATGA
- a CDS encoding cytochrome P460 family protein, producing the protein MRSKAAVGLLALGLGVLAQEGFPYPEGFRFWTHVKSMEIQRGHPLYEAFGGLHHIYANPQALAGYLSGKRAFPEGSVIVFDLLEARAEGQALVEGPRKLIGVMVKDSRRYPETGGWGYYAFGADGKPLAIDPKACHACHQGAANTDFVFSAFRP; encoded by the coding sequence ATGCGGAGCAAGGCAGCGGTAGGGCTTTTGGCTTTGGGTCTGGGCGTCCTGGCCCAGGAGGGGTTCCCCTACCCCGAGGGGTTCCGCTTCTGGACCCACGTGAAGAGCATGGAGATCCAGCGGGGCCATCCCCTCTACGAGGCCTTCGGGGGGCTGCACCACATCTACGCCAACCCCCAGGCCCTGGCGGGGTACCTCTCGGGCAAGCGGGCCTTCCCTGAGGGTTCGGTCATCGTCTTTGACCTCTTGGAGGCAAGGGCCGAGGGGCAGGCCCTGGTGGAGGGGCCCAGGAAGCTCATCGGGGTGATGGTGAAAGACAGCCGGCGCTACCCGGAAACGGGGGGCTGGGGGTACTACGCCTTCGGGGCCGACGGGAAGCCCCTGGCCATAGACCCCAAGGCCTGCCACGCCTGCCACCAGGGGGCGGCGAACACAGACTTTGTCTTCAGCGCCTTCAGGCCATAA
- a CDS encoding transposase has translation MKPEAQDLLSRILALLLAQICSPFKLSPYGLTGGSNLPSPYLRDSLKALLLLLLQDHGKARPQHSKTKSPSALSRFRLLTQMCSPCGGSSNRYPWPTRALIRLARREAEKTLDGARRRRGPKPRLLVVLDLVTLEKRGRFPHLPLSFFHGKWGLHLVVLYLVYGELRLPWAYRLWRGKGEKSLSLLALRLLSTLPPWMPRAFRIRVVADAAFGTARFLLGVKRMGLEAVVGVRRDRKGREGQCLQDLRRSGERVHLRGLSFPVWAFRYRYPLPGGGWEWRYGVATFPATARTLVGWGRKRFTIEHFFRAMKDKFSLGGLGQRSPLAPANLFPLRGKQLGVHRFLVLSLLAYLLACWVRVGGSFTWWEAGRRAARTLLPGLVVRVLLLELHALGLWPPGGGGNGVGLCRVCGRCKF, from the coding sequence ATGAAGCCAGAAGCCCAAGACCTACTCTCCCGCATCCTGGCCCTCTTGCTTGCGCAAATCTGTTCCCCCTTCAAGCTTAGCCCTTACGGGCTGACCGGGGGAAGCAACCTGCCAAGCCCCTACCTCCGGGATTCCCTTAAGGCCCTCCTCCTCCTGCTCCTCCAAGACCACGGCAAGGCGAGACCCCAGCACAGCAAGACCAAATCCCCCTCCGCCCTCTCCCGCTTTCGCTTGCTGACGCAAATGTGTTCCCCCTGCGGGGGAAGCAGCAACCGCTACCCCTGGCCCACCCGCGCCCTCATCCGCCTCGCAAGAAGGGAGGCCGAAAAGACCCTGGATGGGGCTAGAAGACGAAGAGGACCCAAACCCAGGCTCCTAGTGGTCCTGGACCTGGTCACCCTGGAGAAACGGGGACGCTTCCCCCATCTCCCCCTCTCCTTCTTCCACGGCAAGTGGGGCCTGCACCTGGTGGTCCTCTACCTGGTCTACGGGGAGCTTCGCCTCCCCTGGGCCTACCGCCTGTGGAGGGGGAAGGGGGAGAAAAGCCTTTCGCTCTTGGCCCTCCGCCTCCTGTCCACCCTCCCCCCCTGGATGCCCCGGGCCTTCCGTATCCGGGTGGTGGCCGACGCCGCCTTCGGCACCGCCCGGTTCCTTTTGGGGGTAAAGCGGATGGGCCTTGAGGCGGTGGTGGGGGTGCGACGGGACCGAAAGGGCCGGGAGGGCCAGTGCCTACAGGACCTCAGGCGGTCGGGGGAGCGGGTCCACCTGCGGGGGCTTTCTTTCCCCGTGTGGGCCTTCCGCTACCGGTACCCTCTGCCCGGTGGGGGGTGGGAGTGGAGGTATGGGGTGGCCACGTTTCCCGCCACGGCCCGGACCCTGGTGGGGTGGGGAAGAAAGCGGTTCACCATTGAGCACTTTTTTCGGGCGATGAAGGACAAGTTTTCCCTAGGGGGGTTGGGGCAGCGGAGTCCACTTGCTCCCGCAAATCTGTTCCCCCTACGGGGGAAGCAACTGGGGGTGCACCGGTTTCTGGTGCTTTCCCTTTTGGCCTACCTGTTGGCCTGCTGGGTGCGGGTGGGGGGGAGCTTCACCTGGTGGGAGGCGGGAAGGCGGGCGGCCCGTACCCTGCTCCCTGGGCTGGTGGTCCGGGTCCTCCTGCTGGAGCTCCACGCCCTGGGCCTGTGGCCCCCGGGGGGAGGGGGCAACGGCGTGGGTTTATGCAGGGTATGCGGGAGGTGCAAGTTTTGA
- a CDS encoding MarR family winged helix-turn-helix transcriptional regulator, whose translation MGPEEKTLELLERLARAERALLARRAYALGLSATQAGVVLELRGRTLSPGALAEALNLAPPTLTDALHALKAKGLLVEEEDPGDRRRKRLRLTPKGEGVAEALRPYRAPLEEALRGVPDLEGLWTGLAHLAAGLIAQGVMAETGLCLTCRHLVREGRGYRCALLGVPLAPLELRLACPDHAPQVG comes from the coding sequence GTGGGACCCGAGGAAAAGACCCTGGAACTCCTGGAGCGCCTGGCCCGGGCGGAGCGGGCCCTCCTCGCCCGGAGGGCCTACGCCTTGGGCCTTTCCGCCACCCAGGCGGGGGTGGTCTTGGAACTCCGGGGGCGGACCCTGAGCCCAGGGGCCCTGGCGGAGGCCCTGAACCTGGCCCCGCCCACGCTGACGGACGCCCTCCACGCCCTCAAGGCCAAGGGGCTTCTGGTGGAGGAGGAAGACCCAGGCGACCGTCGGCGCAAGCGCCTCCGGCTCACCCCCAAAGGGGAGGGGGTGGCGGAGGCCCTAAGGCCCTACCGCGCCCCCCTGGAGGAGGCCCTACGGGGGGTGCCGGATCTGGAGGGCCTCTGGACGGGCCTGGCCCACCTGGCCGCGGGGCTCATCGCCCAGGGGGTTATGGCGGAGACGGGGCTTTGCCTCACCTGCCGCCACCTGGTGCGGGAGGGGAGGGGCTACCGGTGCGCCCTCCTGGGGGTCCCCCTGGCCCCCCTGGAGCTCCGCCTGGCCTGCCCGGACCACGCGCCCCAAGTGGGGTAA
- a CDS encoding cupin domain-containing protein — translation MNRREAIGLLSLLAFGGRALALVRPTGEGRFLRYPEAGADLEVPAGRPFAAKALGETPLGTSLLIRTRTEQPLHYHRERLEVALVLRGEGVLVAGGKETPLRPGQAVLIPPMTAHAFRGELDLLSRFSPRLQGDVVFVESGPGPMEGTPLLLSAEAPGVPEGRPFAAQALANHPLGTVVAVATRTEQPWHYHRGRDEALYVLGGEGVAQVELDRRRVGPGSLVLVPAGAIHRLQGSLHLVSVFGPALMGDVVFL, via the coding sequence ATGAACCGTAGGGAAGCCATCGGTTTGCTAAGCCTGTTGGCCTTTGGGGGACGGGCCCTGGCCCTGGTCCGGCCCACGGGGGAGGGGCGGTTCCTCCGTTATCCTGAGGCGGGGGCGGACCTCGAGGTGCCCGCCGGCCGCCCCTTCGCCGCCAAGGCGTTGGGCGAGACCCCCTTGGGCACCTCGCTCCTCATCCGCACCCGCACGGAACAGCCCCTCCACTACCACCGGGAGCGGCTGGAGGTGGCCCTGGTCCTCCGGGGGGAGGGGGTCTTGGTGGCGGGGGGGAAGGAAACGCCCCTCCGCCCGGGCCAGGCGGTCCTCATCCCCCCCATGACCGCCCACGCCTTCCGGGGGGAGCTGGACCTCCTCTCCCGCTTCAGCCCCAGGCTCCAAGGGGACGTGGTCTTCGTGGAAAGCGGCCCGGGGCCCATGGAGGGGACCCCCCTCCTCCTTTCCGCTGAGGCCCCCGGGGTGCCCGAGGGCCGGCCCTTCGCCGCCCAGGCCCTGGCGAACCACCCCTTGGGCACGGTGGTGGCGGTGGCCACCCGGACGGAGCAGCCCTGGCACTACCACCGGGGCCGGGACGAGGCCCTCTATGTCCTCGGGGGGGAAGGGGTGGCCCAGGTGGAGTTGGACCGGAGGCGGGTGGGTCCGGGCAGCCTGGTCCTGGTGCCCGCGGGGGCCATCCACCGGCTCCAGGGGAGCCTGCACCTGGTCTCCGTCTTCGGGCCCGCCCTGATGGGGGATGTGGTCTTCCTATGA
- a CDS encoding cupredoxin domain-containing protein gives MRRPFLLALILLAACAPAPSAPPAPPPPAPGEVQVDLLDFAFQPSTLRVAPETVVVFRNRGQAHHTATDEGGRFDSGLLAPGEEFRYAFKTPGTYRIFCRLHPYMVLSLEVGP, from the coding sequence ATGAGGCGCCCGTTCCTCCTTGCCCTCATCCTCCTTGCGGCCTGCGCCCCCGCCCCCTCGGCCCCGCCCGCCCCGCCACCCCCCGCCCCGGGGGAGGTGCAGGTGGACCTCTTGGACTTTGCCTTCCAGCCAAGCACCCTCCGGGTGGCGCCGGAAACGGTGGTGGTCTTCCGCAACCGGGGCCAGGCCCACCATACGGCCACCGATGAGGGGGGCCGCTTTGACAGCGGCCTCCTGGCCCCCGGGGAAGAGTTCCGCTACGCCTTTAAGACCCCGGGCACCTACCGGATCTTCTGCCGGCTCCACCCCTACATGGTCCTGAGCCTCGAGGTGGGGCCGTAG
- a CDS encoding anti-sigma factor domain-containing protein, with product MNHPDPDDLVRLALDLLPREEEEALRRHLRRCAQCRAAYQAHLEALTALVPEEPVPPSWEAELRERLHPRGFFRERRTLAVALAAALLALVPLGGFLLHRWEAASARRRFFALAAEPGARLMPLLDLEGRQTGWALRTARGEVLLLLQAPPPPGRVYQAWLIQEEGRRSLGLSPTPFLELGPLPPGSLVGVSVEPPGGSPAPTTPSVGRARI from the coding sequence ATGAACCATCCCGACCCAGACGATCTGGTGCGCCTGGCCCTAGACCTCCTCCCCAGGGAGGAGGAGGAGGCCCTCCGGCGCCACCTCCGCCGCTGCGCTCAGTGCCGGGCCGCGTACCAGGCCCACCTCGAGGCCCTCACTGCCCTGGTCCCCGAGGAGCCCGTACCCCCCTCTTGGGAGGCGGAGCTAAGGGAACGCCTCCATCCCCGGGGCTTCTTCAGGGAAAGGCGGACGCTGGCCGTGGCCCTGGCCGCGGCCCTCCTGGCCTTGGTGCCCCTTGGGGGTTTCCTCCTCCACCGGTGGGAAGCGGCCTCGGCCCGGCGGCGCTTCTTCGCCCTGGCGGCGGAACCGGGGGCCCGGCTTATGCCCCTTCTAGACCTGGAGGGAAGGCAGACGGGCTGGGCGCTCCGCACCGCCCGGGGGGAGGTCCTCCTCCTCCTGCAGGCCCCCCCGCCCCCGGGCCGGGTGTACCAGGCCTGGCTCATCCAGGAGGAGGGGCGGCGGAGCCTGGGCCTCTCCCCCACCCCCTTTCTGGAACTGGGCCCCCTGCCCCCGGGGAGCCTGGTGGGGGTTTCCGTGGAGCCCCCAGGGGGAAGCCCCGCCCCCACCACCCCTTCGGTGGGGCGGGCCCGGATCTGA